The sequence GATTGAGGATGTGACCGCGCTTTCCAGCTTTTCGTACCGTTTCTACTATGCGATCGCGAATGAAGCTCTGGGAACCAAACAACACAGCAGGGTCAATATTCCCCTGCACGCCCTTACTCCCCAATCGTTGCCGTGCTTCAGCCATGTCCACTGTCCAGTCCACACTGACAATATCCACACCAGAGGCAGCCATGCGCTCTAGCAATCCAGCACTGCCATTGATGTAGAGAATAAGCGGGGTGTCTGGGTGGGTTGCTTTGACTTGGCGCACCACTCGTTGCT comes from Cyanobacteriota bacterium and encodes:
- a CDS encoding uroporphyrinogen decarboxylase, producing the protein QRVVRQVKATHPDTPLILYINGSAGLLERMAASGVDIVSVDWTVDMAEARQRLGSKGVQGNIDPAVLFGSQSFIRDRIVETVRKAGKRGHILNLGHGILQNTPEDNAAFFFETAKQLSYATLGL